In a genomic window of Styela clava chromosome 7, kaStyClav1.hap1.2, whole genome shotgun sequence:
- the LOC120329091 gene encoding uncharacterized protein LOC120329091, giving the protein MEGFKHDHMDSLNRYREYKKFWERHRIPGEFKDKRMLWTDPGYQPMFSSKKKDKKTSCKLRSLSSSPDKQSKNKKVASVTTISITTNGISDSKTKKMVLENTNQQQVSNNEKESSSVSFRLQQMKQEQKSKVDNENATKTEHSGSDKNKMKDGNPKKTIIDQSKISKEKLSNGRHSSSSSSSDSN; this is encoded by the exons ATGGAGG GTTTCAAGCACGACCATATGGATTCTTTGAACAGGTACCgtgaatacaaaaaattttgGGAGCGACATAGGATTCCCGGAGAATTTAAAGATAAGAGAATGCTATGGACTGATCCAGGG TATCAGCCGATGTTTTCATCTAAAAAGAAGGATAAAAAGACATCTTGTAAGCTTCGTTCCCTTTCTTCAAGTCCTGACAAACAAtccaaaaataaaaaggttgcCAGCGTAACAACAATTTCAATCACAACAAACGGTATTTCTGATTCGAAAACGAAAAAGATGGTCTTGGAAAATACAAACCAACAACAAGTTTCTAACAACGAAAAGGAATCAAGTTCCGTCTCTTTCAGGCTACAGCAAATGAAGCAAGAACAAAAATCAAAGGTTGACAACGAAAACGCAACAAAAACTGAACATAGTGGATCCGATAAGAATAAAATGAAGGACGGTAATCCAAAGAAAACAATAATTGATCAGTCCAAAATATCCAAAGAAAAACTATCCAATGGTCGACATAGCAGTAGTAGCAGTAGCTCCGACAGTAACTAA